The genomic window CGAAGGCGGGCGACATCATCGTCGCGGGGAAGAACTTCGGGTGTGGTTCCTCCAGGGAGCACGCACCGGTTTCGATCAAGGCCGCGGGGCTGAGCTGCGTCATCGCGCACAGTTTTGCGCGGATTTTCTACCGCAACGCCTTCAACATGGGGCTGTTGATCCTGGAATCCCCCGATGCGGCAGCGGCGGTCAGGACAGGCGATGAACTGGAAGTGGATGTGGACCGGGGAATCATTCTCAACCTCACCACCGGGGAGCAATACCATACGCACCCCGTGCCCCCTTTCATGCAGGAGCTTCTCCGGGTGGGCGGGTTGATGCCCTATGTTCGGGAACAGCTCTCCGGGGAATAGTCCCGATTTTTGACCGACACGACATTACACGAACGGAAGGCGGGTTATGGCACAAGGAAAAGCATATCGCATTGCGGTGATTCCCGGAGACGGCACAGGGCCGGAAGTGGTCCGGGAAGGGCTCAAGGCGCTCGACGCGGTCGCCGCCGTGAAGGGCTTCAAGGTGGAGAAGGTGCATTACGACCTGGGCGGCGAGAGGTACCTGAAGACCGGGGATATCCTCCCGCAGGGAGTTCTCGATGAATTGCGGACTTTCGACGCCATTCTGCTCGGCGCGATAGGACATCCCGACGTCAAGCCGGGAATCCTGGAAAAAGGGCTTCTGCTGGAGCTGCGGTTCCAACTGGACCAGTACATCAACCTGCGTCCGGTCATCCTGTATCCCGGGGTGGAGACTCCCCTCAAGGACAAGAGGCCCGAGGACATCGACTTCGTCGTTGTGCGCGAGAACACCGAAGGGCTGTACGCCGGTTCGGGCGGTTTTCTACGCAAGGGGACGCCTCACGAGGTGGCGATCCAGGAATCGATCAACACGCGCGTGGGCGTCGAGCGTTGCATCCGCTTCGCGTTTGACTTCTGCCGCCGGAGGAACGCCGGGAAAAAGTTGACCTTGTGCGGCAAGACGAACGTCCTGACCTATGCCTTCGACCTCTGGCAGCGCGTGTTCAACGAAGTGGCGGGGGAATACCCGGATATCGGGACCGACTACGCCCATGTGGATGCGACGTGCATGTGGATGGTGAAAAACCCCGAGTGGTTTGACGTCATCGTGACGGACAACATGTTCGGGGACATCATCACCGACCTCGGGGCCATGATCCAGGGCGGGATGGGAATTGCCGCGGGCGGCAACATCAATCCTTCGGGCGTGTCCATGTTCGAGCCCATCGGCGGGTCCGCGCCCAAATACACCGGGCAAAACGTCATCAATCCCCTGGCGGCCGTCGCCGCGGTGCAAATGATGTTGGACCATCTGGAAGAGCGCCCTGCCGCGGCGCTGATCGAGAAGGCCATCAAGAAGGTGGTGGCGCGGGACATCAAGAGCCTGTCGGCGGGGCGGATGGGGCGCTCCACCAGCGAAGTGGGCGACCTCGTGGCGGAGTACATCGCCGGGGCATGAACCCGCGGCAGTCGGCAACGGATCAACCCTGTGCCCCCTGTGTTGAGGGGAACGGGAACGGACAGAAAGGCAACGGGAAAAATGGCGGAAAAATCCTTTCGAGTTGCAGTGGTGGGCGCCACCGGCGCGGTTGGAAACCTGATGATCCAGGTCCTGGAGGAGCGCTCCTTTCCGGTAGGTGAGCTCAAGCTGCTCGCGTCGGCGCGGTCCATCGGAAAGAGCCTGCCTTACAAGGGCCGAATGCTGCCGGTCGAGGAGCTCACCGAGAAGTCGTTCCGGGGGGTTCAACTGGCCTTGTTTTCGGCGGGTTCGGGCGTGAGCAGGAAGTTCGCCCCCATCGCTGCGGAAGCGGGTTGCGTGGTGGTTGACAATTCCAGCGCATTCCGCATGGATCCCCGGATTCCGCTGGTGGTCCCGGAGGTCAACGCTCATGCCCTGGGCGACCATCCGACGATCATTGCCAATCCCAACTGTTCGACCATCCAGATGGTCGTTGCGCTGAAACCCATTCAGGATGCGGTCGGGATCAGGCGCATCGTCGTGACCACGTTCCAGGCCGTTTCGGGCACCGGAAAGCGGGCCATCGAAGAGTTGCGCAGGCAGGTGGCGGACCTGAGCGAGGGCAGGGAAGTCACCAGGGAGGTCTACCCCCACCAGATCGCTTTCAACTGTTTCCCGCACATAGGGGCCTTTCTCGACAACGGGTTCACCGAAGAAGAGATGAAAATGGTCAACGAGACGCGCAAGATCTTCGAAGACCCCGAAATTCAGGTCTGTGCGACGACGGTGAGAGTGCCGGTGTACTTCGGTCATTCCGAATCCGTCAATATCGAGACGAGGGCCCCGATTTCGGCGGAGCGCGTCCGGGAAATCCTGTCCGGGGCTCCCGGCGTAATCGTCGTGGACGACCCGGGGCAGCACCGGTACCCGGTCCCGCTGCAGGCGGCCGGCACGGACGACACCCTGGTGGGCAGAATCCGAATGGATCCATCGGTGGAAAACGGGCTGGCCATGTGGGTGGTGGCGGACAATATCCGCAAGGGAGCCGCAAGCAATGCCGTCCAGATTGCCGAAATACTCGCGGCGCGGAACCTGATCTGACGACCATGCGGATCGTGGCCGGCCAATTCGGCGGCCGGCGCCTGCGTTCGCCCGGGGACGCGCGTATCCGGCCGACCATCGACAGAGTGCGCGAAGCGGTCTTCAGTATCATAGCGCCTCATGTTCCCGGCGCGCGAGTGCTCGACCTGTTTGCCGGAACCGGAGCTTTCGGCCTGGAGGCGTTGAGCCGAGGGGCTTCACGGGCCGTTTTTGTGGATCAAAGCCGGGATGCCGTGCGCATCATCGAGGAAAACATCGCCAGATGCGGCGTTCAGGACCGTGCGCGGGTCATTCTTGCCCCGGTTCGGAAAGCGCTCCTGCGGCTTGCCGAAGAAGGCGGGAGCTTCGATCTGGTGTTCATGGATCCCCCTTACGGAAAGGGCTGCCTCGAAGCAAGCCTTCCGCGTCTCGGCAAAGTGACCCATTCCGATACACTGGTGATCGGCGAGCACCATGCGAAGGACGTTCTTCCGACGACCCCTCAGGAGGGCTGGGTGAAAACCGAGGAACGCAGGTATGGCGACACGCGGATTTCATTCTTTGTGAGAGATGTTCCCCGTTGAAGCGGCAGGCGAACCCAAGGCGACGATTTCAAAGGAGTCGGCAATGAAAAAAGTGGCGGTCTATCCCGGTTCGTTCGATCCCATCACCAACGGCCACCTGGATCTCATCGAGCGTGGTCTGAAGATTTTCGACAGTATTGTCATCGCGGTGGCGGCCAACCCCGGGAAGAAGCCGCTCTTCACCTTCGAGGAGAGGCTGGAGATGATCAATGCCAGCATCGAAGGGCATCCCATGCAAAGCCGGATCCAGGTCGGGTCGTTCAACGGGTTGCTGGTCGATTACGTGTCGTCCATCAAGGCCAACACCATTCTCAGGGGGCTGAGGGCCATCAGCGACTTTGAGTATGAATTCCAGATGGCGTTGATGAACCGCAAGTTGAGCACGGAGATCGAGACCCTGTATCTCATGACCGGCATGCGGTGGATATACATCAGTTCCCGCATCATCAAGGAAGTGGTGATGTCCGGGGGCTGTGTGACGGGGCTGGTGTCTCCGGCCGTGGAAAAACGATTGGCGGAGCGGCTGAAGGAACCGAACCGGTCGCTTTGAGCCCTGTCCCGTTTACAGGCGCAACCGGTCGGCGATTCCCAACACGGCCTCGCAGTACGGGCGGCTGTGGTTGTAAGCGTAAATCACGCGCTCCTTCTCCGCTTCGGTCCGGGCCTCCGTCCAGCCGTGCCCGCGCAGGTAGTTGGCCACGCTGAAGATGGCGTCCTGAGCGGTGAACAGGTCGACGACGCCGTCCTGATCGCCGTCCATGCCGTATCGCACGAGACTCGAAGGCAGGAATTGCGCCCAGCCGATCGCCCCCATCACGGAGCCTCGGTAAGCTTGTACGTCCATGCCGTTGGAGTCGGCCCACCGCAACAACGAGCTCAGTTCCTGGTAGGCCCACTTGGAACGGTCCATCATCTTGCGGTCGAAGGCGTCCCTGTTCCATCGCTTGCGGTCCCTGACCGTCAGCATGGACCAGATCTTGTCCCGGTTCTCCCTTTGGTCCATGACGGCGAACGTGGAAAAAACGGCCAGTGTCGGCGTCTGACCGGTGTAGCTGCCGAACCGGGTTTCCACCAGCAGGATGGCCGCGATCACCCGCCGGTCCACCCCGGACGCGCTTTCGGCCCTGGCGAACGTGGCGGCGTGACGATCGAGAAACTGCTGCGCCTTGGCGATGGAGGCTGGAGTCAGGAACTGCGCGTAACTGCGCTTGCCTTCCCGGATTCGAAAAGTGAGCGCCACGATCTTGTACTGCGGAGGCGGAGGGGGCTGAAAGGCGAGCGACACCACGTTCGGGCGCAGGCCGTCCTGGATGAGCCTCTGCTTGAGGGGGGCATAGATGTCGTAGGCCGCGGCCGGGCCGGGCAAAGCCGCGCAAAGGCACGTCACGATGGCGAGCAGGCAAACGATCGGGGTACACACGGTCCTGTGCGGGAGCGGTTGGTTCAAGACGTCTCCTTTCGATGTCGGCTTCATGCCGCGGTGCGAACAACCGGCGGTCGTTCCAGGCGTCGGTCGAGGGTCTCCACCTGCTTGACTTCCGAACACCCCGCTTCGCCCGAAGTGATGGATCACCGCAACGGCAAACCCGATTCGGCATCACCCGGAGTCGCCGGTTGCGGCTGTTTTTGCTTGAGGTTTTTCAGACCATTTATTATACGTAAGCACTCTTTGCATTGCAACGAAACAGAAAAACATTCCTTTGCCGTTACAATCTGCCGATGCTGATCACTCCTGCTGAAGAATGTTCGGCAGGAGTTTTTTTTCGAGGCGATCCATGAACGCTAAGCCCGAAGCGATTCCCACAGCCGAGAGCCGACCGCGGCAAATCGGAGAATTCCAGCAACTGCGGTCGCGGCTGCTGGAATGCATTGCCGACGTCCTGGCCCTGGAGAGGTCGTGTACCCAGCCCTGCGCGGAACTGAGGGAGAAGGTGGAAACGAACACCTTCAACCTGGTGGTCGTCGGTCAGTTCAAGAGAGGCAAGACCTATCTCATCAATGCCCTGATGGGTGCCGATCTGCTTCCGGTTTCGGTGGTTCCCCTCACTTCCATCGTCACCGTGCTGTCCTACGGGGAAGAGCTCCGCGTGAAGGTGTTTTATAACGACGGGCAGGTGCGGGAGGCCGATCCGCTCACCCTTTCCGAATACGTTACTGAAGCGGGCAATCCCAACAACATGAAGAACGTCAAGGAGGTGATCATCACTTACCCGTCGCCGTATCTGAAGGACGGTGTACGGTTGATCGACACCCCGGGCGTGGGGTCGGTGTATGTCCACAATACGGATGTGGCCTATCGCTACCTGCCCAAGTCCGACGCCGCCCTTTTCCTGCTCTCGGTCGACCAGCCCGTGAGCAAGGCCGAGCTGGAATTTCTGGCCGACGTGCGGCAGTATTCGGGAAGGATATTCTTCCTTTTGAACAAGATCGACCACCTCACGGAGGATGAAATCGAGAAGTCGATTGTCTTTTCCAGGGGAGCCCTGGAGGAGGTTCTGGGCGGCGGGGTGCGGGTTTATCCGGTTTCGGCGAAACTGGCCCTCCAGGGCAAGCTGGAAGGGACGGCACAGACGCTGAAGGCGAGCAGGATCGAGGCGTTCGCGGAGGTGCTGAACGAATTCCTGCTGCGCGAAAAGGGGAAGGTGCTTCTGCTCTCCGTCGCCAACAGCCTGGCGAGGACGATCGCCCGTTGCCGCCTCGAGATCGAGCTCGAGCTGCAGTCCATTCTGACCCCGCTCGAGGAACTTCAGGGCAAGATCGCCCGCTTCGATGCCAAGAAAGAGGAAATCATCCGCGACAAGCAGGATTTCGATGTGCTCCTCGACGGCGAGGTCGACCGGCTCATTCGAAAAAAACTCGACGAAGAC from Syntrophobacter fumaroxidans MPOB includes these protein-coding regions:
- a CDS encoding lytic murein transglycosylase → MNQPLPHRTVCTPIVCLLAIVTCLCAALPGPAAAYDIYAPLKQRLIQDGLRPNVVSLAFQPPPPPQYKIVALTFRIREGKRSYAQFLTPASIAKAQQFLDRHAATFARAESASGVDRRVIAAILLVETRFGSYTGQTPTLAVFSTFAVMDQRENRDKIWSMLTVRDRKRWNRDAFDRKMMDRSKWAYQELSSLLRWADSNGMDVQAYRGSVMGAIGWAQFLPSSLVRYGMDGDQDGVVDLFTAQDAIFSVANYLRGHGWTEARTEAEKERVIYAYNHSRPYCEAVLGIADRLRL
- the coaD gene encoding pantetheine-phosphate adenylyltransferase; this translates as MKKVAVYPGSFDPITNGHLDLIERGLKIFDSIVIAVAANPGKKPLFTFEERLEMINASIEGHPMQSRIQVGSFNGLLVDYVSSIKANTILRGLRAISDFEYEFQMALMNRKLSTEIETLYLMTGMRWIYISSRIIKEVVMSGGCVTGLVSPAVEKRLAERLKEPNRSL
- a CDS encoding 3-isopropylmalate dehydrogenase, which codes for MAQGKAYRIAVIPGDGTGPEVVREGLKALDAVAAVKGFKVEKVHYDLGGERYLKTGDILPQGVLDELRTFDAILLGAIGHPDVKPGILEKGLLLELRFQLDQYINLRPVILYPGVETPLKDKRPEDIDFVVVRENTEGLYAGSGGFLRKGTPHEVAIQESINTRVGVERCIRFAFDFCRRRNAGKKLTLCGKTNVLTYAFDLWQRVFNEVAGEYPDIGTDYAHVDATCMWMVKNPEWFDVIVTDNMFGDIITDLGAMIQGGMGIAAGGNINPSGVSMFEPIGGSAPKYTGQNVINPLAAVAAVQMMLDHLEERPAAALIEKAIKKVVARDIKSLSAGRMGRSTSEVGDLVAEYIAGA
- the rsmD gene encoding 16S rRNA (guanine(966)-N(2))-methyltransferase RsmD encodes the protein MRIVAGQFGGRRLRSPGDARIRPTIDRVREAVFSIIAPHVPGARVLDLFAGTGAFGLEALSRGASRAVFVDQSRDAVRIIEENIARCGVQDRARVILAPVRKALLRLAEEGGSFDLVFMDPPYGKGCLEASLPRLGKVTHSDTLVIGEHHAKDVLPTTPQEGWVKTEERRYGDTRISFFVRDVPR
- a CDS encoding 3-isopropylmalate dehydratase small subunit, translating into MKLKGKAWRFGDDVDTDAIIPARYLISSDPKFLAGHCMEDADPEFVKKAKAGDIIVAGKNFGCGSSREHAPVSIKAAGLSCVIAHSFARIFYRNAFNMGLLILESPDAAAAVRTGDELEVDVDRGIILNLTTGEQYHTHPVPPFMQELLRVGGLMPYVREQLSGE
- a CDS encoding aspartate-semialdehyde dehydrogenase, whose amino-acid sequence is MAEKSFRVAVVGATGAVGNLMIQVLEERSFPVGELKLLASARSIGKSLPYKGRMLPVEELTEKSFRGVQLALFSAGSGVSRKFAPIAAEAGCVVVDNSSAFRMDPRIPLVVPEVNAHALGDHPTIIANPNCSTIQMVVALKPIQDAVGIRRIVVTTFQAVSGTGKRAIEELRRQVADLSEGREVTREVYPHQIAFNCFPHIGAFLDNGFTEEEMKMVNETRKIFEDPEIQVCATTVRVPVYFGHSESVNIETRAPISAERVREILSGAPGVIVVDDPGQHRYPVPLQAAGTDDTLVGRIRMDPSVENGLAMWVVADNIRKGAASNAVQIAEILAARNLI
- a CDS encoding dynamin family protein gives rise to the protein MNAKPEAIPTAESRPRQIGEFQQLRSRLLECIADVLALERSCTQPCAELREKVETNTFNLVVVGQFKRGKTYLINALMGADLLPVSVVPLTSIVTVLSYGEELRVKVFYNDGQVREADPLTLSEYVTEAGNPNNMKNVKEVIITYPSPYLKDGVRLIDTPGVGSVYVHNTDVAYRYLPKSDAALFLLSVDQPVSKAELEFLADVRQYSGRIFFLLNKIDHLTEDEIEKSIVFSRGALEEVLGGGVRVYPVSAKLALQGKLEGTAQTLKASRIEAFAEVLNEFLLREKGKVLLLSVANSLARTIARCRLEIELELQSILTPLEELQGKIARFDAKKEEIIRDKQDFDVLLDGEVDRLIRKKLDEDLAVLKKDLIPQMEEGFDRFHEEHRELSLKELSEALEKYVTEGIERAFLEWCEVEEETLAKEFESICSRFVTRANETVDELMKFSSQLFAIPFSASAPEPAWAGESGFYLKFRSEAVGLDLLTDSLTQVAPGYISDKFKKLKTFLYDFANRLIVSKRRRHMLETIEMQSGRLRFDFLSRIDRGRRRFRSEMMKRIDATMEGIGAAIALGMDLKSRGEKEVEALNAAHGAELARLEGTGRRLAEIIRQCEAM